The following are encoded together in the Pseudoalteromonas ruthenica genome:
- a CDS encoding DEAD/DEAH box helicase, which produces MHFIALTAELNDTIAELLHRFNELSQEQQHLARVLAAIYKPIELHALTRIVQHPDMAAIAHFSDKTLKHAITELKALELVQQSRHGVVINRLVANSLVRSAIAKNHYLATLTAAETVVPVLSSYQWQEQTADQRRLIRDMYFLGEHKRVMELLALPKNPLQLDWQQSPALCGLVFHPFNLDEFKTLDARLQYQAFATLLAAHRQQGQSTAVLVQYLHQACVAVPDNTWLHNLKAEQYLWRGDITQLAAHINPQDTELYSLLLQGSAAFLQQQFAAAKQLFEQALQAKSRYQRRKKQYLEGIYGLFYQLTLLTLGSGQDRSPLQTLEQQLDHQQQDKQRSEFALTIELVLRRFMHHLKGRDSYRFRADYLGFCRKGELNYQLYVVFALAAYRWSSQSPEPWLLALKDPAQRFFEHSQCQLFGAFLQQFDGLSTDAPINIAHLLRSQESWDIALEQLLALDTQTDNTRDEDTRLVWQLTSERFAATLKPKQQKRSKHGWSKGKAVSLQRLHKEPQSFNLSHQDQAICAQIDVRTGHDFYRSKEYHLPLASALPCAVGADNIVDEQGHALELVQREPSLRIVTHGDELSLSIAQLPTQIYQAEPPLTSVRMPRPGVCEFTIFQQQHLQVVNIVGEAGLTIPSHAKAKALQSIRAIAPLINIESDIDGIGEALIQTAPAAELVINITPLASGLKFDCVVMPFGEHGPTMKPGVGSRNVSAHIDGKRIALQRDLAYEQRLLEQLDEHCSDFQAMTDTSLSQPDWQPALVTLEQLQLALANQHPDLPLKLRWPRGKAITLTQPLKSEHLQLSISQKNEWFDITGSATLDDGKVLEWQALITAFATSGGRFITLEDNRIVALSEQLKQQLEVLSGAADQGLYHPLTSRLIRDHTTGMRMQTVPGWEQLDRRMREANTLQPPLPSTFQAHLRDYQLQGFDWAMRLAHWGAGGCLADDMGLGKTVQALAVLVARAGDGPALIIAPTSVCFNWQQEAQHFAPTLTLTQFSELKDHQTRAQKVQALGAGDGLVISYQQLQRHIELLEPIRWHSIIADEAQALKNPLAKRTRAAYALKGEFKLITTGTPIENNLTELWSLFRFINPGLLGNLKRFSRRFTHVIENAEQEPAKALKARRALKELIKPFMLRRLKSQVLQELPQKTEINQLVPLSDEEQHFYEALRQQALEELQQLEQLDNPGEQRIQMLAQLTKLRQASCHPQLAMPQSTLTSSKLEALDELLQELLENHHKALIFSQFVGHLRLLEAHIKRRGIAYQYLDGSTPAAARKARIEAFQQGQGEVFLISLKAGGSGLNLTAADYVIHMDPWWNPAVEQQASDRVHRMGQTRPVTIYRLIAKGTIEERILALHQHKRELADTLLSDFDSTAQLSVSEMMAMLKDTF; this is translated from the coding sequence ATGCATTTTATCGCCCTAACCGCTGAATTGAACGACACCATTGCTGAGCTATTGCACCGCTTTAATGAGCTTAGCCAAGAGCAACAACACCTTGCCCGAGTGTTAGCCGCCATTTATAAACCGATTGAGTTGCATGCCCTGACACGCATTGTGCAGCATCCGGACATGGCTGCAATCGCGCACTTCAGCGACAAAACCTTGAAACATGCCATTACCGAGTTAAAAGCCTTAGAACTGGTGCAGCAAAGTCGCCACGGCGTGGTCATTAACCGTTTAGTCGCCAATTCACTAGTACGCAGTGCCATAGCTAAAAATCATTACTTGGCAACGTTAACCGCTGCCGAGACCGTGGTTCCGGTGTTGAGTAGTTACCAGTGGCAAGAGCAAACCGCCGATCAGCGTCGCCTTATTCGCGATATGTATTTCCTTGGTGAACACAAGCGGGTGATGGAGCTGTTGGCACTGCCTAAAAATCCACTACAACTTGATTGGCAACAAAGTCCAGCGCTGTGCGGCTTGGTGTTCCACCCCTTTAACCTTGATGAGTTCAAGACCCTGGATGCACGTTTACAGTATCAAGCCTTCGCCACCCTACTGGCAGCACATCGGCAACAAGGCCAAAGCACGGCAGTACTAGTGCAGTACTTACATCAAGCTTGTGTCGCAGTGCCGGACAACACCTGGCTACACAATTTAAAGGCGGAGCAATATCTATGGCGTGGCGATATCACTCAACTCGCGGCCCATATTAATCCGCAAGATACCGAGTTATATAGTTTATTACTGCAAGGCAGTGCTGCTTTTTTACAACAACAATTCGCAGCAGCGAAGCAGTTATTTGAACAGGCACTACAGGCCAAAAGTCGATATCAACGGCGTAAAAAGCAATATCTGGAAGGGATCTACGGCCTTTTTTACCAACTCACCTTGCTCACTCTAGGCAGTGGCCAAGACCGCAGCCCCTTGCAGACCCTAGAGCAGCAACTGGATCACCAACAACAAGACAAGCAACGCAGCGAATTTGCACTGACTATCGAGTTGGTTTTAAGGCGCTTTATGCATCATCTCAAAGGCCGTGATAGTTACCGATTTCGCGCCGATTACTTGGGGTTCTGTCGCAAAGGGGAGTTGAATTATCAGCTTTATGTGGTGTTTGCGCTGGCAGCGTACCGCTGGAGTTCGCAATCACCGGAGCCGTGGTTATTAGCGCTCAAAGACCCTGCTCAACGTTTCTTCGAACATAGCCAATGCCAGCTGTTTGGCGCATTTTTGCAGCAATTTGACGGCTTATCTACCGACGCTCCCATCAATATTGCGCATTTACTCCGAAGCCAAGAAAGCTGGGATATCGCCCTTGAACAGCTGCTTGCACTCGATACTCAAACTGACAACACACGCGATGAAGACACACGGTTAGTATGGCAATTAACCTCTGAGCGTTTTGCAGCAACACTCAAACCAAAACAACAAAAACGCAGTAAACATGGTTGGAGTAAAGGCAAAGCCGTGTCGTTACAGCGCCTGCATAAAGAGCCTCAGAGCTTTAACCTGAGCCACCAAGACCAGGCTATCTGCGCCCAAATCGACGTGCGCACCGGCCATGACTTCTACCGCAGCAAAGAATACCATTTACCCCTTGCCAGCGCCCTACCCTGTGCCGTCGGCGCCGACAATATTGTTGATGAGCAAGGCCATGCTTTGGAGCTGGTGCAGCGCGAGCCTAGCCTCCGCATCGTCACCCATGGCGATGAGCTTAGCCTCAGTATCGCCCAGTTGCCCACCCAGATTTATCAGGCAGAGCCGCCACTTACCTCGGTACGTATGCCTCGCCCTGGGGTGTGTGAGTTCACCATTTTTCAGCAACAGCATCTGCAAGTGGTTAATATCGTTGGCGAAGCGGGGCTCACCATACCCAGTCACGCGAAAGCAAAAGCACTGCAAAGCATCCGCGCCATTGCGCCATTGATAAACATCGAGTCAGACATCGATGGCATCGGCGAAGCACTCATACAAACAGCACCCGCTGCTGAATTAGTGATCAACATTACCCCTTTGGCGTCAGGGTTAAAGTTCGACTGCGTAGTGATGCCTTTTGGCGAGCATGGCCCGACCATGAAGCCGGGGGTGGGCAGCCGCAATGTCAGTGCTCATATTGACGGCAAGCGTATTGCTCTACAGCGCGATCTCGCCTACGAACAACGTTTGCTCGAGCAACTCGATGAGCATTGCAGTGATTTCCAGGCCATGACCGACACCAGCTTGTCACAACCTGATTGGCAACCTGCGCTGGTCACGTTAGAGCAATTACAATTGGCGTTAGCCAACCAGCACCCTGATTTACCGCTCAAGCTGCGCTGGCCGCGAGGAAAAGCTATTACCTTAACGCAGCCACTAAAAAGTGAGCATTTACAACTCAGTATCAGCCAAAAAAATGAGTGGTTTGATATTACCGGCAGCGCCACATTGGACGATGGCAAGGTGCTGGAGTGGCAAGCTTTGATCACCGCTTTTGCTACCAGTGGGGGGCGCTTTATTACCTTGGAAGATAATCGTATTGTGGCGCTCAGCGAGCAGCTCAAACAGCAGCTCGAAGTGCTCAGCGGGGCGGCAGATCAGGGCTTATATCACCCGCTAACCAGCCGCTTAATTCGCGACCATACCACGGGTATGCGCATGCAAACGGTGCCTGGCTGGGAGCAATTAGATCGCCGCATGCGTGAAGCCAATACGTTACAGCCGCCACTCCCCAGCACCTTTCAAGCACATTTGCGCGACTATCAATTGCAAGGTTTTGACTGGGCCATGCGTCTCGCCCACTGGGGGGCGGGAGGATGTTTAGCCGATGATATGGGCTTAGGTAAAACGGTGCAGGCTTTGGCGGTGTTAGTTGCCCGCGCCGGGGATGGCCCAGCGCTGATCATTGCCCCTACCTCGGTGTGCTTTAATTGGCAGCAAGAGGCGCAGCACTTCGCTCCGACCTTAACGCTAACACAATTCTCAGAACTAAAAGATCACCAGACAAGAGCGCAGAAAGTGCAGGCGCTTGGCGCCGGCGATGGTTTAGTGATCAGCTACCAGCAACTACAGCGTCATATTGAGTTACTTGAGCCCATCCGCTGGCATAGCATTATTGCCGACGAAGCTCAGGCGTTAAAAAACCCGCTGGCTAAACGCACTCGCGCCGCGTACGCCCTAAAAGGCGAATTTAAACTGATCACCACAGGCACCCCCATTGAGAACAACCTCACCGAACTGTGGAGTTTGTTTCGCTTTATTAATCCTGGTTTGCTGGGCAACTTAAAACGCTTTAGTCGCCGCTTTACCCACGTCATTGAGAATGCCGAGCAGGAGCCGGCCAAGGCATTAAAGGCACGCCGGGCGCTCAAGGAACTGATCAAACCTTTTATGCTACGCCGCTTAAAGTCGCAAGTTTTGCAGGAGCTGCCGCAAAAGACAGAGATTAACCAGTTAGTCCCATTGAGCGACGAAGAACAGCATTTTTATGAAGCGCTGCGCCAGCAGGCCCTTGAGGAACTGCAACAACTAGAGCAACTCGATAATCCCGGTGAACAACGCATCCAAATGTTGGCGCAGTTGACTAAGTTGCGTCAGGCCAGTTGTCACCCACAATTAGCAATGCCACAAAGCACCTTAACCAGTAGTAAACTCGAAGCCCTTGATGAACTACTACAGGAGCTACTTGAGAATCATCATAAAGCACTTATTTTTAGCCAATTTGTCGGTCATTTGCGGTTATTGGAAGCGCATATTAAGCGCCGTGGCATCGCCTATCAATATCTAGACGGCAGCACCCCAGCCGCTGCGCGCAAAGCACGTATTGAGGCCTTCCAGCAAGGCCAAGGGGAAGTGTTCTTAATTAGCCTTAAAGCCGGTGGCTCAGGCTTGAACCTCACGGCGGCCGACTATGTTATTCATATGGATCCTTGGTGGAACCCAGCGGTGGAGCAACAGGCTTCTGATCGCGTTCACCGTATGGGGCAAACACGACCAGTAACCATCTACCGACTCATTGCCAAAGGCACCATTGAAGAAAGGATTCTCGCCCTGCATCAGCACAAGCGCGAATTAGCCGACACCTTACTCAGTGATTTTGATAGCACTGCACAGCTCAGTGTCAGCGAGATGATGGCTATGCTTAAAGACACCTTTTAA